One stretch of Lacimicrobium alkaliphilum DNA includes these proteins:
- a CDS encoding NAD(P)/FAD-dependent oxidoreductase codes for MEHILIVGGGAGGLELATKLGHKLGKKDKAQVTLVDKNTSHIWKPLLHEVASGSLDTSTDGVIYSAHAARHGYQFQHGEFIDLDTGNKQLTLAAIRDDNNELLVAERKLGYDTLVLAIGSVSNDFNTPGVSEHCYFLDSAGQAMRFHRALMNNFVRINQLPDNRELNIAIVGGGATGVELAAELYHVATLAKRYGMSQMNASKLRIHLLEAGPGILPALPTRISDAVRKELKALGVQVLENTRVSAANSKGFETAENGFIAADMMVWAAGVKIPDYIKELNIFELNRMQQILVTPQLTAKGTPDIYVIGDCCGFEQRDGSWVPPRAQSAHQMASVVATNILRSRANKPLKRFVYKDHGSLVNLSRYSTVGNLMGNLTGNSMFIEGRIARFVYMSLYRMHQIAIHGWFKGMLLMMVEKINRAVRPKLKLH; via the coding sequence ATGGAACATATCCTGATTGTCGGTGGGGGTGCCGGAGGGCTTGAACTGGCCACAAAACTAGGCCACAAGCTGGGGAAAAAAGATAAGGCACAGGTTACCCTGGTAGATAAAAATACCAGCCATATCTGGAAGCCACTGCTACATGAAGTGGCAAGCGGGTCGCTTGATACCAGCACTGATGGCGTGATTTACAGTGCCCATGCTGCCCGCCACGGCTACCAGTTTCAGCACGGCGAGTTTATCGATCTGGACACCGGGAACAAACAACTCACTCTGGCAGCCATTCGTGATGATAATAATGAACTGCTGGTCGCAGAGCGGAAGCTCGGCTACGACACTTTAGTACTGGCTATTGGCAGCGTGTCCAATGATTTCAACACGCCCGGCGTCAGTGAACATTGCTATTTCCTTGATTCTGCCGGGCAGGCGATGCGTTTTCATCGTGCGCTGATGAATAATTTTGTACGTATCAATCAGCTCCCTGACAACAGGGAACTGAATATCGCCATCGTCGGAGGCGGTGCTACCGGGGTGGAACTGGCGGCTGAGCTCTATCATGTGGCCACACTGGCCAAACGTTATGGCATGTCACAGATGAACGCCAGCAAGCTCAGAATTCATCTGTTAGAGGCAGGGCCCGGCATACTGCCCGCCCTGCCGACGCGGATCTCTGATGCAGTCCGCAAAGAGCTCAAAGCATTAGGTGTACAGGTACTGGAGAATACCCGGGTCAGTGCCGCCAACAGCAAAGGCTTTGAAACCGCAGAGAACGGCTTTATTGCCGCAGATATGATGGTCTGGGCGGCCGGGGTAAAAATCCCGGATTACATTAAAGAACTGAACATCTTTGAACTCAATCGTATGCAACAGATTCTGGTCACCCCGCAGTTAACCGCCAAAGGCACGCCAGATATTTATGTAATAGGCGACTGTTGCGGCTTTGAACAGCGCGATGGAAGCTGGGTGCCGCCAAGAGCACAGTCGGCTCATCAGATGGCCTCCGTTGTGGCGACAAATATTCTGCGCAGTCGTGCGAACAAACCTCTGAAAAGATTCGTCTACAAAGATCATGGCTCACTGGTTAACCTCAGCCGCTACAGCACAGTAGGGAATCTGATGGGAAACCTGACCGGTAACAGCATGTTTATCGAGGGGCGTATCGCGCGATTTGTGTATATGTCGTTGTACCGCATGCACCAGATAGCCATTCACGGCTGGTTTAAAGGGATGTTGCTGATGATGGTGGAAAAGATCAATCGTGCGGTAAGACCGAAGTTAAAACTGCATTAA
- a CDS encoding substrate-binding periplasmic protein, with amino-acid sequence MCYRIALLFTSLMTAIALMPTYADEVDVVDDKPLPKLTLLTENFAPFNYVEDEQIKGFTVDVVEHILAATGSSQNRTDMQVLPWSSAYQQGLLRPDTMLFTLIHTEHRDPLFRWIGPLVPTRVVVIAKRNMEFKAESVEELAGLVIGTVSQDVGEQLLIEEGFAVRNIVSEDSPKKIVEMLKRNHLNAIAYDDISAFWYLDHIGEDLDKYEIVYILQESHQYMGLSRSTPKWVEDKLQEALNQLKYSERYREMISQYPVIEHALYPTN; translated from the coding sequence ATGTGCTACCGAATTGCTTTGTTATTCACCAGTCTGATGACTGCCATTGCTTTGATGCCAACTTATGCCGATGAAGTTGATGTTGTTGATGACAAACCCTTGCCAAAACTGACGCTGTTAACTGAAAACTTTGCGCCGTTCAATTACGTTGAAGACGAACAGATCAAGGGGTTCACTGTTGATGTGGTGGAACACATCCTTGCCGCCACCGGCTCATCGCAGAACCGCACTGATATGCAGGTTCTGCCCTGGTCCAGTGCCTATCAACAGGGATTGTTGCGCCCTGATACGATGCTGTTCACCCTGATCCACACTGAACATCGGGATCCATTATTCCGCTGGATTGGCCCTTTAGTACCGACTCGCGTGGTAGTGATTGCCAAACGGAATATGGAATTTAAAGCCGAATCCGTTGAGGAACTGGCCGGCCTGGTGATCGGAACCGTGAGTCAGGATGTGGGAGAGCAATTGCTGATAGAGGAAGGTTTTGCGGTGCGTAATATTGTCAGTGAAGACTCTCCCAAGAAGATTGTTGAAATGCTCAAGCGTAACCATCTCAATGCCATTGCCTATGACGATATCTCTGCGTTCTGGTACCTGGATCATATCGGTGAAGATCTGGATAAATACGAAATTGTATATATCCTGCAGGAATCTCACCAATATATGGGGTTAAGTCGCTCGACTCCAAAATGGGTGGAAGACAAGCTTCAGGAAGCCTTAAACCAACTGAAATACTCAGAGCGCTACCGAGAGATGATCAGTCAGTACCCGGTTATCGAACACGCCTTGTATCCGACCAATTAG
- a CDS encoding HPP family protein: protein MRVKDIMTTDLHTLDESATLRDAHSMSREYGIRHIPVLDSKSGKLRGVVTQKALISKVMKLAKIYGESELAEQEKAVPIEEVAVVDCDTISADHPLLDMAEYFLAHKHGCLPVVDEQGALQGIITSSDFVKLAIRLLKHQAAPEF from the coding sequence ATGCGGGTAAAAGATATTATGACTACTGACCTGCATACGCTGGATGAGTCGGCCACGCTGCGGGACGCTCACAGTATGAGTCGCGAATACGGTATCAGACATATTCCGGTACTGGATTCAAAGAGCGGCAAATTGCGTGGCGTGGTCACGCAAAAGGCGTTGATTTCTAAGGTTATGAAACTGGCAAAGATCTATGGTGAATCGGAATTAGCCGAACAGGAAAAAGCGGTACCCATTGAGGAAGTCGCTGTTGTTGACTGTGACACCATAAGCGCTGATCATCCACTGCTGGATATGGCTGAGTATTTTCTTGCACACAAGCATGGCTGTTTGCCTGTTGTCGACGAACAGGGTGCACTTCAAGGTATTATTACCTCTTCGGATTTCGTTAAACTGGCAATCAGATTACTCAAACACCAGGCCGCACCGGAGTTCTAG
- a CDS encoding 2-hydroxychromene-2-carboxylate isomerase: MEIDFWFDFSSPYCYPVAMMIEEAARHKDLQVNWRGFMLGPMIRSQSHERGLDEQNNARLSYIWHDMHRLCKQYELIFIKPSRYPNGARLATRILCWYQQQSWLPVFVRAVFHAAYAQDRNIADEKVIADCVAIAGQDPLTVIEQANSMEAKARLHLQNQQAIRLGIFDAPFFQVQQEPFCGLDRLSMALDWPQFQSDCCRQTGTA, from the coding sequence ATGGAAATTGATTTCTGGTTCGACTTTTCCAGCCCCTATTGTTACCCCGTTGCCATGATGATCGAAGAGGCAGCCCGGCACAAGGACTTGCAGGTGAACTGGCGCGGTTTTATGCTCGGGCCGATGATCAGATCTCAGAGTCATGAGCGGGGTCTGGATGAGCAGAACAACGCCAGACTCTCATACATCTGGCATGATATGCACAGGCTGTGCAAGCAATATGAACTTATTTTTATAAAGCCATCCCGTTACCCGAACGGGGCCAGACTGGCGACACGCATTCTGTGCTGGTATCAGCAACAGAGCTGGCTACCGGTTTTTGTCAGAGCGGTATTTCATGCCGCTTATGCACAAGACAGAAATATTGCCGATGAAAAGGTCATAGCTGATTGTGTTGCCATCGCAGGCCAGGATCCACTGACGGTTATTGAGCAGGCCAACTCTATGGAGGCAAAGGCCAGGTTACACCTGCAAAACCAGCAGGCTATCCGGCTTGGTATATTCGATGCGCCTTTCTTTCAGGTGCAGCAGGAGCCATTCTGTGGTCTGGACAGATTGTCTATGGCATTGGACTGGCCCCAATTTCAGTCTGACTGCTGCAGGCAAACCGGTACGGCCTAG
- a CDS encoding substrate-binding periplasmic protein has translation MLFCTSLFASPHLLVEYQYQNNNYEVQGIRTDRGYLFADDSTDKTVIISTLNWQPYIGENLCKQGWVQQLTVALLHSQGYAVHSQFRPWARAVQEAESGDSDILYPEYFIEQRAPSDIYPGTARLKHLALSDPFPGGSIALIKRKGEADKFNGELKNLKGEHIGVVRGYQNTPEFDELMDQGYFKTMQATHDLQLARMLLAGRVELIIGDPKVIFYNISQANSSSPEFTSDVSKLEVVEPALQYNHLYYAISRKRENWQQLLSDINTALAHFTENNELQNIVDKTVRYCGYGNTTD, from the coding sequence TTGCTTTTTTGCACGTCGCTGTTCGCCTCACCTCATCTGTTGGTGGAATATCAATATCAGAATAACAATTATGAGGTGCAGGGAATTCGCACAGATCGCGGCTACCTGTTTGCCGATGACAGCACAGATAAAACGGTGATTATTTCAACCCTCAACTGGCAGCCGTATATAGGAGAGAACCTCTGTAAGCAGGGCTGGGTGCAACAGCTGACTGTGGCATTGCTGCACAGCCAGGGCTATGCAGTACATTCTCAGTTTCGTCCCTGGGCCCGAGCCGTACAGGAGGCTGAATCCGGCGACTCAGATATACTCTATCCCGAATACTTTATCGAACAGCGCGCACCATCCGATATCTACCCCGGCACCGCCCGGCTTAAACACCTGGCCTTGTCGGATCCCTTTCCCGGCGGCAGTATCGCCCTGATCAAACGCAAAGGCGAAGCGGATAAGTTTAATGGTGAGCTGAAAAACCTTAAGGGAGAGCATATCGGTGTGGTGCGAGGGTATCAGAATACCCCGGAGTTTGATGAGCTGATGGACCAGGGATATTTTAAGACTATGCAAGCCACCCATGACTTACAGCTGGCCAGGATGTTGCTGGCCGGGCGGGTTGAACTGATCATCGGCGACCCTAAAGTCATTTTTTATAATATCAGCCAGGCAAACTCTTCCTCACCGGAGTTTACTTCCGACGTCAGCAAGCTGGAAGTTGTCGAGCCGGCATTGCAGTACAATCACCTGTATTACGCCATCAGCCGCAAAAGGGAAAACTGGCAGCAACTGCTCAGTGATATCAATACGGCTCTGGCGCATTTCACCGAAAACAACGAATTACAAAATATTGTTGATAAAACAGTCCGTTACTGTGGATATGGGAATACCACTGACTGA
- a CDS encoding tetratricopeptide repeat protein gives MLVRKSLGRIIAVALLGSTVYSLPALLPVSLVQAQESGEERKTRRTPALRAKVYEQLARAQTLADEDKTAEAIEALNSVKDRSSSMNSYELAMMYNFFGFIYYNDEKYDDAIAAFEQVVEQQPIPESFELSTLFSLAQLHMMQGNYDKTLSFLERWEALNPGEIPAKNYLIKAQAMYQMKDFERASRYINQAVEMVEAEGKVPEESWYVLQRAVYYELKQPEKVRDVLVKMVRHYNQDKYWVQLAGMYGELGEEKKQLAILESAYQQDYITSSADIFNLAQLYYYHQAPVKGARLMEQAMADGTLERNLRNLKFLANCWSLAKEHEKAIPVMISAAELSSDGELDAQLAQLYLNMEQWDKAIAAAQRALDKGELRNPGMSHLVIGMAYFNQKRFNDSLNQLAKAEEYDSSRRMAQQWGRYVQAEKVSYEQLQEEFSS, from the coding sequence ATGTTAGTCAGAAAATCGTTAGGCCGGATTATTGCTGTGGCTCTGCTGGGCTCTACTGTCTATAGCCTGCCCGCATTACTGCCAGTCTCTTTGGTGCAGGCTCAGGAATCGGGTGAGGAACGCAAAACCCGCCGTACTCCTGCGCTCAGGGCAAAAGTATACGAACAGCTTGCCCGGGCACAGACGCTGGCCGATGAGGATAAAACTGCCGAGGCCATCGAGGCGCTGAACTCGGTCAAAGACCGCAGCAGCTCCATGAACAGCTATGAGCTGGCGATGATGTATAACTTCTTTGGTTTTATTTACTACAACGATGAGAAGTACGATGACGCCATCGCTGCCTTCGAGCAGGTGGTTGAACAGCAACCCATTCCCGAATCTTTTGAACTCAGTACGCTGTTTTCATTAGCGCAACTGCATATGATGCAGGGCAACTATGATAAAACCCTGAGTTTTCTGGAACGTTGGGAAGCCCTGAATCCCGGAGAGATCCCGGCAAAAAATTATCTGATCAAGGCACAGGCCATGTACCAGATGAAGGATTTTGAACGGGCATCAAGGTATATCAACCAGGCAGTGGAGATGGTTGAGGCAGAGGGTAAGGTACCCGAAGAGAGTTGGTATGTACTGCAACGGGCGGTGTATTACGAGCTCAAGCAGCCCGAAAAAGTCCGTGATGTACTGGTAAAAATGGTCCGGCACTATAATCAGGACAAATACTGGGTGCAACTGGCAGGCATGTACGGCGAACTGGGTGAAGAGAAAAAACAGTTGGCGATCCTCGAATCGGCTTATCAGCAGGACTATATCACCAGCAGCGCGGATATTTTTAATCTTGCCCAGCTATATTACTACCACCAGGCGCCGGTGAAGGGGGCCAGATTAATGGAACAGGCTATGGCGGATGGGACTCTGGAGCGCAACCTGCGCAATCTTAAGTTCCTCGCTAACTGCTGGTCACTGGCCAAAGAGCATGAAAAAGCCATACCGGTAATGATTTCAGCTGCCGAGCTTTCCAGTGATGGTGAGCTGGATGCGCAACTCGCTCAGTTGTATCTGAATATGGAGCAGTGGGATAAGGCTATTGCTGCAGCCCAGAGAGCGCTGGATAAAGGTGAACTGCGCAACCCTGGCATGTCTCACCTGGTTATAGGTATGGCCTACTTTAATCAAAAGCGCTTTAACGATTCCCTCAATCAACTGGCCAAAGCAGAGGAGTATGACAGCTCCAGACGCATGGCTCAGCAGTGGGGGCGTTATGTACAGGCTGAAAAAGTCAGTTACGAGCAACTGCAGGAAGAATTTTCTTCCTGA
- a CDS encoding energy transducer TonB: protein MPRLLIALVLASAVTLGLFFLMQSLIQMGGSALTEPAQGSVLDFVRVKEEETVEKKDRKPKKPPKPEEPPPQMEQPQMDSPSPDSEGGAGMDFSADVGGDMAISGGLALEGGDGEYLPIVKVAPVYPRRALQRGIEGYVIVEFTVSKQGSVKDPFVVEANPEGIFEQAAMDAALKFKYKPRVVNGEAAEVSGVQNRITFQIDG from the coding sequence ATTCCAAGGTTGCTGATCGCGCTGGTACTGGCCAGCGCCGTGACATTAGGGCTGTTTTTTCTGATGCAGTCGCTGATTCAGATGGGCGGCAGTGCCCTGACCGAACCGGCTCAGGGCAGTGTGCTGGATTTTGTACGGGTGAAAGAAGAAGAAACGGTGGAAAAGAAAGATCGCAAGCCGAAGAAGCCACCTAAACCCGAGGAGCCGCCACCGCAGATGGAGCAGCCGCAGATGGACTCACCCAGTCCTGATTCAGAAGGCGGTGCTGGCATGGACTTTAGTGCCGATGTGGGTGGCGATATGGCCATCAGTGGCGGTCTTGCTCTGGAAGGGGGAGACGGTGAATACCTGCCGATTGTAAAAGTGGCACCGGTTTATCCCCGTCGCGCCTTACAGCGTGGTATCGAAGGCTATGTGATTGTTGAATTTACTGTCAGTAAGCAGGGTTCGGTGAAAGATCCCTTTGTGGTAGAAGCCAATCCGGAAGGGATCTTCGAGCAGGCTGCCATGGATGCCGCGCTTAAGTTTAAATACAAGCCAAGAGTAGTGAACGGTGAGGCAGCGGAAGTGTCCGGCGTACAGAACCGCATTACGTTCCAGATAGATGGGTAA
- a CDS encoding ExbD/TolR family protein, with the protein MKQHFQNLVDEEEANIDLTPMLDVVFIMLIFFIVTASFVKESGIDVNRPEAATAVKKDRANILVAISDTNEIWINKRRIDERAVQANIERLYAENPQGSVVIQADKKATTETLIKVMDASRAAGVYDVSIAARE; encoded by the coding sequence ATGAAACAGCATTTTCAGAACCTGGTAGATGAAGAAGAAGCGAATATCGACCTGACTCCCATGCTGGACGTGGTCTTCATCATGTTGATCTTCTTTATTGTTACCGCCTCTTTCGTAAAGGAATCAGGTATTGATGTAAACCGCCCTGAAGCAGCCACGGCGGTGAAAAAAGACCGTGCCAATATTCTGGTGGCCATCAGTGACACCAACGAAATATGGATCAATAAGCGTCGTATCGATGAGCGTGCCGTGCAGGCCAATATCGAGCGTTTGTACGCTGAGAATCCGCAAGGCAGCGTGGTGATTCAGGCCGATAAGAAAGCCACCACCGAGACCCTAATCAAAGTTATGGATGCCTCACGGGCCGCTGGCGTTTATGACGTATCCATCGCTGCCCGGGAGTGA
- a CDS encoding MotA/TolQ/ExbB proton channel family protein gives MFFAEFFEAIRDFTETGGQVLLVIGVLIFVMWMLILERALYFFIWHKQLKQQTIASWNARQDKSSWFAEQIRQAQISRVMLKLNVSVPIIQALVALCPLLGLMGTVTGMIEVFDVMAISGSGNARSMASGVSKATIPTMAGMVGALSGVFASTWLARIGKTEKTHIEDAMAMEH, from the coding sequence ATGTTCTTTGCTGAGTTTTTTGAAGCGATTCGCGATTTCACCGAAACCGGGGGCCAGGTCTTGCTGGTCATCGGGGTACTGATCTTCGTGATGTGGATGCTGATTCTGGAGCGTGCACTGTACTTCTTTATCTGGCACAAGCAGCTTAAACAGCAAACCATAGCCAGCTGGAATGCCCGTCAGGATAAATCCTCCTGGTTTGCCGAGCAGATCCGTCAGGCGCAGATTTCCAGGGTGATGCTGAAACTCAATGTCAGTGTGCCGATTATTCAGGCGCTGGTGGCGCTGTGCCCGTTGCTTGGTCTGATGGGCACGGTGACCGGCATGATCGAGGTATTTGACGTGATGGCTATTTCCGGTTCAGGCAATGCGCGCTCTATGGCGTCCGGCGTGTCCAAGGCCACCATTCCCACTATGGCGGGAATGGTCGGGGCGCTATCCGGGGTATTTGCCTCGACCTGGCTGGCACGTATCGGCAAGACCGAGAAAACCCATATCGAAGACGCCATGGCGATGGAACATTAG
- a CDS encoding MotA/TolQ/ExbB proton channel family protein → MKSILKTFTLVASFVATSAFAQDSDKALDLDQLLRQLEQGQIIQNKDNQRREQEFAAKVSEQDQMLNDATQRRNRALQTSEELERQFQENEFKLADMDEALTTRLGSLKELFGVLQQVAGDTKGKFQNSVISAQIQGRATFLDELAQSMGKSSKLASIDEIERVWFEVQREMTESGKVTKFTTDVVEAGGEKVNKEVVRVGSFALVSDGKYLDMNPSTGTVAELVRQPAGRYGESAEELQQSSGELVQFGLDPTGGSILGLLVQAPNFKERIEQGGIVGYIILVVGAIGLLLALERLISLTLVRTKVNKQLKAKQANSNNPLGRVLKVREEFPDVDTETLELKLTEAILGEVPKLGRNLTIIKIISVVAPLMGLLGTVTGMINTFQAITLFGTGDPKLMAGGISTALMTTVLGLVVAIPMTLLYAMLNTRSKNIVYILQEQASGVIAERAERG, encoded by the coding sequence ATGAAATCCATACTAAAGACATTTACGTTGGTCGCCTCTTTTGTCGCGACCAGTGCCTTCGCCCAGGACAGTGACAAAGCGCTGGATCTGGATCAATTGCTCAGGCAACTTGAACAGGGTCAGATTATCCAGAATAAAGATAATCAGCGCCGTGAGCAGGAATTTGCCGCAAAGGTTTCCGAGCAGGATCAGATGCTTAACGATGCGACTCAGCGCCGCAATCGGGCCCTGCAAACCAGTGAAGAACTGGAACGTCAGTTTCAGGAAAATGAATTCAAGCTGGCAGATATGGATGAAGCACTGACGACCCGTCTGGGATCACTGAAAGAGCTGTTCGGTGTGTTGCAGCAGGTCGCGGGTGATACCAAAGGTAAATTTCAGAACTCGGTGATTTCGGCACAAATTCAGGGCCGCGCCACATTTCTGGATGAACTGGCTCAGTCCATGGGGAAAAGCTCCAAACTGGCTTCGATTGATGAGATAGAGCGGGTCTGGTTTGAAGTACAGCGGGAAATGACTGAATCAGGCAAAGTCACTAAATTTACTACCGATGTGGTGGAAGCCGGTGGTGAAAAGGTCAATAAAGAAGTGGTACGCGTGGGGTCATTCGCCCTGGTATCCGATGGTAAATATCTGGATATGAACCCTTCTACCGGTACCGTTGCCGAGCTGGTGCGTCAGCCTGCAGGTCGTTATGGCGAGAGCGCCGAAGAATTACAGCAATCCAGCGGTGAGCTGGTGCAGTTCGGCCTGGACCCTACCGGCGGCTCTATTCTCGGATTACTGGTACAGGCGCCTAACTTTAAGGAGCGGATTGAGCAGGGCGGAATCGTCGGCTACATCATCCTGGTAGTCGGGGCTATTGGTCTGTTGTTAGCGCTGGAGCGACTGATTAGCCTGACGCTGGTGCGCACAAAGGTAAATAAGCAACTGAAAGCCAAACAGGCTAACAGTAATAATCCGCTGGGACGTGTGCTGAAAGTGCGTGAAGAGTTCCCGGACGTGGATACCGAAACCCTGGAACTGAAACTCACAGAAGCCATTCTGGGGGAAGTGCCAAAGCTGGGCCGTAATCTGACCATTATCAAGATCATCTCTGTGGTGGCACCACTGATGGGACTGCTGGGTACAGTAACCGGTATGATCAATACCTTCCAGGCTATTACTCTGTTTGGTACCGGTGACCCGAAACTGATGGCCGGTGGTATTTCTACGGCGCTGATGACCACGGTACTGGGTCTGGTGGTGGCGATTCCGATGACACTGCTGTACGCCATGCTCAATACCCGTAGTAAGAACATTGTTTATATCCTTCAGGAACAGGCTTCCGGTGTCATAGCAGAACGCGCCGAGCGAGGTTAA
- a CDS encoding DUF3450 domain-containing protein: MRLLTRLPAVLCALYLLAGPVLAQEDEYLEPVVEEAAKINESAAQSQQKINRMTDQIDSKLQQFKVLNKEIDGLEVYNRQLRKQIANQEQEMADLNASIDEVSVIERQITPLMMRMIEGLAQFIELDMPFLPEERARRLADLQNLMDRADVAPSEKFRRVMEAYQVEMDYGRTIEAYSGLHTVDGQERDVDFLRIGRTALIYQTRDASKQGVWNKQTRQWEELPADYRTQVTKGLRMAKKQLAPDLLMMPVALTD, translated from the coding sequence ATGAGGCTTTTGACAAGACTTCCAGCGGTGCTATGCGCCCTTTACCTGCTTGCCGGTCCGGTATTGGCACAGGAGGACGAGTATCTTGAACCTGTTGTCGAAGAAGCGGCGAAGATCAATGAATCGGCGGCGCAGTCACAACAGAAGATCAACAGGATGACTGACCAGATAGACAGCAAATTGCAGCAATTCAAGGTGCTCAATAAGGAGATTGACGGCCTGGAAGTATATAACCGCCAGCTGCGTAAACAGATTGCCAATCAGGAACAGGAAATGGCCGATCTGAATGCCTCTATCGATGAAGTCAGTGTGATTGAGCGGCAGATTACGCCGCTGATGATGCGCATGATCGAAGGTCTGGCTCAGTTTATCGAACTAGACATGCCCTTTTTGCCCGAAGAGCGCGCCAGACGACTGGCCGATTTACAGAATCTGATGGACCGGGCCGATGTGGCACCCTCGGAGAAGTTTCGCCGTGTAATGGAAGCCTATCAGGTAGAGATGGATTATGGCCGCACCATCGAGGCATACAGTGGCCTGCATACCGTCGATGGTCAGGAAAGGGACGTGGACTTCTTACGTATTGGCCGCACCGCACTGATTTATCAGACCCGGGATGCCAGTAAGCAGGGTGTATGGAACAAACAGACCCGTCAGTGGGAGGAGTTACCGGCTGATTATCGCACTCAGGTGACCAAGGGCCTGAGAATGGCCAAAAAACAGCTGGCCCCTGATCTGTTAATGATGCCCGTAGCCCTGACCGACTAA